The segment CTCCTTGAAACGATCCTCGCGAGCCATCAGTCTACGCGCGAACGGCGTCGGATCGTCGACATCGTAGGAGGTGAACGCTTCCGGTACGGCTGCGGCTGTGGCGAGAGGTTCGTTCCGGCTTGGAGTTTCTTTTCGGTCATCCAGTAGTGTCAGTGTGCCCGGCGCGACTGCCATCGACCGGAGATACTCTCGTCTTGACGCCTCCGACAGGCCCATCGACTGTTCATCATCCGCAGTGTCGGGTATATCGTCAGTCATCGGTCGGGAGACTCCTGGTTGGCTGCCGGGTCGCAGTCGAGGTCCGGTTCGACGTCAACGCTCACGATCGCTGTCTGTGGAAGCCGTTCGAAGGTGGTCCGTTCGAGTTCGCCTTGAACCATGTCTGGTGTCGCTTCGATTCCGAGACTCTCAGCGGCGGCCGCCAGTTGCCCGGGATCTGCCTCCGAGCAAAACAACAGGCGATCGAACAGTGCTAGGTTCTCGGGGGTCATTCCTTCTCGATCGAAGCGCTGGAGACAGCGTTCGACGGTTGGGAACGGACCTCGACGGATCTCAAGTTCGACGGAGACGTCCTCTCCGTAATCGAGCGTCGCATTTCGGATGGCTTCGGACAGCCGCCACTCGAGGTCGTCGCCGTTGTGGAGCATCCCGTGAACGAACAGCGCCAGCGCATCTTGCGTCGCGACGCGGATATCCGCGAGGTCACGGTCTTCTCCTTCGGTGAACACCGATTCGATATCCGAGTCACGAAGCGTCGGGTAGAGCACTCGGATATCTTCGAGCGTGGTTTCGAGTCGATCACAGGCGCGCTCTCGGAGCTCGTTTCGCTTCTTCTGTGATGTTTCGCTGTCGTGTAACCGCTCACGCTCAGTCGGTGTCAACAACCCACTCGGTGCCGTGGAGTGTTCGGTCATTTGCGGCCCCCTATCCAGGATACTCGGTACTCCGAAGGATCGAACCTCTGTATGGGTCTGCAAACTCGGTGACCGAGATGTCCGTGGATACCAGTCGTGAGCACGCTACGCCGAATATCGGAAAGCGACGCTCGGTTGGGATGATTTGGATATGAGATGTCTGAGTACATATACCAAAACTCAGTACATATGCACGAAAAATAAATCCATCGATCCAAAAGTTCATTACCATCGGTGCATTATGACGGCTATGCCGCGACCATCGATTGACGAGAGCCTCGCCGAGGAGATCAGACGGATCCATCGGGAAACACAACAAGAAGCTGCTGGGAGTTTTCAGGAGGCCTTGGACACGGTCGTTCAGTTGGCTTTACAACAGACAGAGTTGGAGGAGCGAACCTCTGAGGACTCTACGGGGTGGTACCCAGGGAAATACGCTGGGAGGGTCGTCAGTAAACTCGTTGACGGTGCTGGTGATGACCAATCTACGTCGTCGGTGTCTGGCGCTTCTGGAGGCGAGGCAGATCCGAGTTTGCTTCCCACCCGTTCGCCTGAAGAGATGGCGATCTTCAAAACGCGACTAGAGGATGGTCACACAGTCACGTTCCCGGAAGCGGAAGCAGTCGCCCTCGGGATTGAGGAAGGAGACATCCTCCAAGTCTACGCGTACGGGCTTGATGTCCGAATGGACGAGGATAAATAACGAAACTGTACCGATGATCGATTCCATACGAGTATCCCGCGGTCACGACTACGACTGACATGCACCACGACGAATTCAGTACGGCGCTTCGAACCCTTATCGACGACTCGCTCGCCAACGGTTGCCCTCCGGCAGTTCTCGTTCAGGAACTGCGTTCGGTGGCACAACAACTTGAACAGGAGCAGCGTCGCGGACAGGAGAGCGAGCAGTATCCGTGGCCGATGATCGCTCCCGGACGTGGGGCCAGTCCTGGGTGGACCGCAGGCCCGGCAAAGCGAGTGACGATTGACGATCACTCCCAGTATCATCCGCCACCGGAGTGTGTCTCAGATCTATCGGACATTGGGAGCGACGACATCGTCGTCACACCAGCGTTCGCACCGTGGATGTGGGACGAGATGGTACATCCAACAGGACTGCTCATCTACGACGAAGCGCAGTTGACTGGAGTCGGAGCGGTTGGCGCTCGTGAATACGGGATACCCACAGTGATCGGTTGTCCCGAAGTGTCGTCACGGATCGCGACAGGCGATGCACTCGCGCTTAATGGCACGACTGGCGAAGTCTTTCGGCTGATGCTTCAGCAACAACGCGAGGAGATGCCGCAGTATGACTGACGATTCGAACGGATCCGAGACTGACGAGGAGCTACCCAAACCGTTCGAGGACTACCTCCTCGACTGGACCGACGTTGATGGCCTTCCCATACCACTGGGTGCCTACGTGAGAGCGAAGGGGGGAGAGAAAGACGGAGACAGAAACAGCTGTATCGACCCTAAGCTGTTCGTGCTTGATGGTGACTGGATAGTCCATGCCGAGACGGGCGCGAATTTCCCAGTCGCGATGGTCACGGCGGACTCGCAATCCGGTGCCGCTGTTTCACTTTCTACGGTCGGAGATCATTGGGCACGGAATGCGGCCCTCGGTTACGATCCCGCTTTCGGGACGTTCGCTGTCGTCGGCTCTACCCGAGACGCGGTGAACCATCAGTTCGGTGGAATCGAGTTCTACAGTCCGAAGACACTCAACGAGTTCGAAGAAGTGGTCGATACTGCCGACCATCCGGTTGGGATTCTCATTCCCAGTACCGACACGACTGCGCGCCGTCCCAATATCTACGTCTGTGATACTGTCGACGGACATCAACCATGGTCGGTTCTGCATCGATGTGCTCTCGACGGCTTCTCAGCGCTTCGCGAACGATACAAATTGGTCGCTGACGAACTGGGCGAGTCGTTCAATCCGACACCACCTTCGGAGCGAACGGACGGGAGTCGTGATCGCGGCGGGAACCCCGAGAGAGCAAAGGACTTACACCAGATATATTGCGATAAATTCAGTTAGATTCAGCCCCGATTACCTTCCAGGCGCATTATCCCAATCACCCAACTGTTCTCCGATCCCAAAACCCCGGTTCGTTGATAAGTAGTAAACAGTACAGTAAGGTCGTGGCTGCGCGCGCAGCGACCAGCGGGAGCGAGCACGGAGCGGAGGGTGGGGCGGTGGGGTCTGGGTCGGTCTGGCGTTCAGTAAAAAAAGAGACTGTATTGGGCTATTCGTCCCACCACCGCCCACGATCCGGGCGCACAGGAGACCCTCCAAGAGATCTACGACTGGGTTGAGAAGACCGCTGAGATCGAGCGCTACGAGTCAGCCCCGCGTCCCGAACGGTGAGTGATTCAGCGATATAGCGTTGATGATGTCTCTTGGGTCATAAATTCGGTAACGTATTTGTTAGTCGCCACTTATTCTTCACCCATCTCGGATGGCTGTCTTGGACGACCTCTCTGGATTCGAGTTCGAGGATTTGATGGAGGACGTGTTCCGCAACCTCGGCTACGAGAACGTCCGCCAGGCTGAACGAACGGCTGACGAGGGTCGAGACGTACTGATGGAGGAGGTCGTCGACGGCACCCGTCGGGCGGTTGTCGTTGAGTGTAAGCACACGGGAACCGTCGGGCGACCGGTCGTCCAGAAGCTCCACTCGGCCATCGCTACGTTCGATTTCGACGGTCCCAAACGCGGGATGGTCGTCACGACCGGCCGGTTCACGGGGCCTGCCGAGGAGTACGCTGCACGCCTCCAGCAGAACGACGATCCTTATCCCATCGAACTGATCGACGGCGCAGATCTCCGGGAAATAGCCGACGAGATTGGCCTCGATCTCTACAACGGCCGGATCGAGATTCTCTGTGACGAAACACTCCGACCGTACGATCCGGCAGCCACTGTCGACGCGCCCGTTCAGGAGGCGTTCCGCGACATCGAAAACATCGAGGCCGCCGGTCTTCCGGCGCCACACTCGCAGGTGACGTT is part of the Haloplanus rubicundus genome and harbors:
- a CDS encoding PEP-utilizing enzyme, producing MHHDEFSTALRTLIDDSLANGCPPAVLVQELRSVAQQLEQEQRRGQESEQYPWPMIAPGRGASPGWTAGPAKRVTIDDHSQYHPPPECVSDLSDIGSDDIVVTPAFAPWMWDEMVHPTGLLIYDEAQLTGVGAVGAREYGIPTVIGCPEVSSRIATGDALALNGTTGEVFRLMLQQQREEMPQYD